In the genome of Staphylococcus durrellii, one region contains:
- a CDS encoding threonine/serine exporter family protein — MTFAFSFFFSFTASYFFAFIYDAPKKLFIPAGLAGALGYIVHFIFIETMQMDTIYTSLIGSLTLGLISQILSRLLKSPVVIFMIPGIIPLVPGSLAFRATQQLVTLDFTSAGTTFIRAILIAGSIALGLLLSDQLSKTLNITKYWRVKKNKL; from the coding sequence ATGACATTCGCTTTCTCTTTTTTCTTTAGTTTTACCGCTTCATATTTTTTCGCATTTATTTACGATGCACCTAAAAAATTATTTATACCTGCTGGTTTAGCAGGTGCTTTGGGATATATTGTTCATTTTATTTTTATTGAAACCATGCAAATGGATACTATTTATACGAGTTTAATAGGGAGTTTAACTTTGGGTTTAATTAGCCAAATATTAAGCCGTTTATTAAAATCGCCAGTCGTTATTTTTATGATACCTGGAATTATTCCTCTGGTACCGGGGAGTTTAGCTTTTAGAGCAACTCAACAACTTGTAACACTAGATTTCACAAGTGCTGGTACAACATTTATTAGAGCAATCTTAATTGCAGGGTCCATTGCTTTAGGTTTACTATTATCGGATCAGCTATCAAAAACACTAAACATTACAAAATATTGGCGTGTTAAAAAGAACAAATTATAA
- a CDS encoding ABC transporter ATP-binding protein, protein MIEVKNVSKSFGKQQVLDDISISFNAGEVVGLIGPSGTGKTTLIQCILGMEKTDGGQVTIQEHSMPNRKILSNIGYMAQNDALYNDLTGRENLTFFARIYIRDKEDIKKRVNICSSMVQLDNDLDKKVEMYSGGMKRRLSLAISFLQNPSILILDEPTVGIDPKLRQAIWKDLAKAKAEDKCIIVTTHVLDEATRCDKLVLMNQGKILATGTPDEVKKQYHTDTIEGVFLNMEG, encoded by the coding sequence ATGATAGAGGTAAAAAATGTAAGTAAATCCTTTGGTAAACAACAAGTGTTGGATGATATATCGATATCATTTAATGCTGGTGAAGTTGTGGGACTAATTGGTCCTTCAGGTACTGGAAAGACGACGTTAATACAGTGCATTTTAGGCATGGAGAAAACTGATGGTGGGCAAGTCACTATTCAAGAACATTCAATGCCGAATAGAAAGATATTATCAAATATTGGTTATATGGCTCAAAATGATGCTTTATATAATGATTTAACTGGACGTGAAAATTTAACGTTTTTCGCAAGAATTTATATACGTGACAAAGAAGATATTAAAAAACGTGTGAACATATGTAGTTCAATGGTTCAGTTAGACAATGATTTGGATAAAAAAGTCGAAATGTATTCTGGTGGAATGAAACGTCGGTTATCTTTAGCGATTAGCTTTTTGCAAAATCCTAGTATCCTTATTTTAGACGAACCTACAGTCGGCATTGATCCTAAATTGCGTCAGGCGATTTGGAAGGATTTAGCTAAAGCAAAGGCAGAGGATAAATGCATTATAGTGACAACGCATGTATTAGACGAAGCTACACGCTGTGACAAGCTCGTATTAATGAACCAAGGAAAAATATTGGCAACGGGTACACCTGATGAAGTGAAAAAACAATATCATACAGATACGATTGAAGGCGTATTTCTGAATATGGAGGGATAA
- a CDS encoding PTS sugar transporter subunit IIB, with product MKILVVCGHGLGSSFMVEMNAQEALKNLNAPSDIKVEHSDVMSASPDMAELFICGRDLEENTKNLGEVLVLDNILDKEELQTKLKEKLQQLGKL from the coding sequence ATGAAAATTTTAGTAGTATGCGGACATGGTTTAGGAAGTAGCTTTATGGTTGAAATGAATGCTCAAGAGGCGTTGAAAAATTTAAATGCGCCTTCAGATATTAAAGTAGAACATAGTGACGTTATGTCAGCAAGTCCTGATATGGCAGAATTATTTATCTGCGGTAGAGATCTTGAAGAAAACACTAAAAATCTTGGTGAAGTATTAGTGTTAGATAATATTTTAGATAAAGAAGAATTACAAACTAAGTTAAAAGAAAAGTTACAACAGCTAGGTAAATTATAA
- a CDS encoding ROK family protein, with amino-acid sequence MYKLAVDIGGTKTIVGIVDESMEIIDYQTFKTIATSPEQQFDQIISLATDYIEKYDQLALQTLNIAMPGPCNYNEGIFLNPPNLQQYNGFNAGDYIRKYSAFEPAFVNDTDAAIRAEYRDLDVNESSFIYLTISTGIGLAYMKNGKPLPGVDGNFGEIGHTIIKTDSDYQCPVCKQYGCVENEISGLAISRKATELMGEETSTRQAIDMYMNEEHSEITAMLNEVMKMTQQLCNNIYSLYNVYTIVLGGGVTNSALPYKESIENYARKHNLMTEGEFKVKISNLNSNVLAGLYDVK; translated from the coding sequence ATGTATAAACTAGCAGTCGATATTGGTGGAACAAAAACGATTGTCGGTATTGTTGATGAGAGTATGGAAATTATTGATTATCAAACTTTTAAGACAATTGCGACGAGCCCGGAGCAGCAGTTCGACCAAATCATCTCATTAGCTACAGACTATATAGAAAAATATGACCAATTAGCACTTCAAACATTGAATATAGCCATGCCAGGTCCGTGTAATTATAACGAAGGTATTTTTTTAAATCCTCCGAACTTACAACAATATAATGGATTTAATGCAGGTGACTATATACGTAAATATAGTGCCTTCGAACCAGCCTTTGTCAATGATACTGATGCGGCAATTAGAGCTGAATACCGTGACTTAGATGTAAATGAGTCCTCGTTTATTTACTTAACAATAAGTACAGGTATAGGTTTAGCATATATGAAGAACGGTAAACCTTTACCTGGCGTAGATGGGAACTTTGGAGAGATTGGCCATACAATCATTAAAACGGATAGCGATTATCAATGTCCTGTATGTAAACAATATGGATGTGTAGAAAATGAAATTTCAGGATTAGCTATTAGTAGAAAAGCAACTGAGTTAATGGGGGAAGAAACTTCTACACGGCAAGCTATTGATATGTATATGAATGAGGAGCATAGCGAAATTACTGCAATGTTGAATGAAGTAATGAAAATGACCCAACAACTATGTAATAACATTTATAGTTTATATAATGTGTATACGATTGTATTAGGTGGTGGTGTTACGAATAGTGCATTACCATATAAAGAAAGTATTGAAAATTATGCGAGAAAACATAATTTAATGACAGAAGGAGAGTTTAAAGTGAAAATTAGTAATTTAAACTCAAATGTTTTGGCAGGATTATATGATGTGAAATAA
- a CDS encoding homocysteine synthase: MSKNKWHLDTLSIHAGQEVDDFSKSRAVPIYQTSSYTFDDTHHAQSLFSLAEDGNIYTRIMNPTQNVLEERLTALEGGVGALATSSGQAAIHLALLNIVESGDEIVASSNLYGGTYNLLNVTFKKLGIKVHFVDPSNPDNFKSAINDKTKAVYAETIGNPRIDILDIEAVAKIAHDNELPLIVDNTFPTPYLLRPFEFGADIIVHSATKFIGGHGTSIGGVIVDSGNFNWDNGKYPGLVEPDESYHGISYVNDVGKAAYITKARVQLLRDLGSAVSPFNVHEFLIGLETLHLRMQRHSENALRVAQYLNEHPKVTWVNYPGLLDNPYNELAQHYLPNGQGAILTFGIDGTVNEISNFVDGLQLFSHLANVGDSKSLVIHPASTTHLQLSEEERQASGVLPELVRLSIGTENIDDIISDLEQALTKV; the protein is encoded by the coding sequence TTGAGTAAGAATAAATGGCATTTAGATACACTTTCCATTCATGCTGGGCAAGAAGTAGATGATTTTTCAAAATCACGTGCAGTACCAATTTATCAAACTTCTAGTTACACATTTGATGACACTCATCATGCACAATCGCTTTTCTCTTTAGCAGAAGATGGTAATATATATACTCGCATCATGAATCCTACTCAAAATGTATTAGAGGAACGCCTTACTGCATTAGAGGGTGGTGTAGGCGCACTTGCAACATCATCTGGTCAAGCTGCAATTCATTTAGCTCTATTAAACATTGTGGAATCAGGAGATGAAATCGTCGCATCTTCTAATTTATACGGTGGAACTTATAATTTGTTAAATGTAACCTTTAAAAAATTAGGAATCAAAGTACATTTCGTTGACCCAAGTAATCCTGACAACTTTAAAAGCGCAATCAATGATAAAACAAAAGCAGTATATGCCGAAACTATAGGTAATCCACGTATTGATATTTTAGATATTGAGGCTGTAGCTAAAATTGCACATGATAATGAATTACCATTAATTGTTGATAATACTTTCCCAACACCTTATTTATTAAGACCTTTCGAATTTGGCGCCGATATCATCGTACATTCAGCCACTAAATTTATTGGTGGCCACGGTACTTCTATTGGTGGTGTCATCGTAGATAGCGGTAATTTCAATTGGGATAATGGTAAATATCCTGGTCTAGTTGAACCCGACGAAAGTTATCATGGCATTTCATACGTCAATGATGTCGGAAAAGCAGCATACATTACTAAAGCACGCGTGCAATTACTACGTGACCTTGGCTCTGCAGTGTCACCTTTTAATGTTCATGAATTTTTAATTGGCTTAGAAACATTGCATTTGCGTATGCAGCGTCATTCTGAAAATGCTCTACGTGTCGCTCAATATCTAAACGAACATCCAAAGGTTACATGGGTAAACTATCCTGGGTTACTAGACAATCCATATAATGAATTAGCACAACACTACTTACCTAATGGTCAAGGTGCAATACTAACGTTTGGAATCGATGGCACTGTGAATGAAATTTCAAACTTTGTCGATGGTTTGCAACTATTTTCACATTTAGCCAATGTAGGAGACTCTAAATCTTTAGTAATTCATCCAGCAAGTACGACTCACCTACAATTATCCGAAGAAGAACGCCAAGCTTCGGGAGTACTTCCAGAGCTTGTCCGTTTATCAATTGGTACCGAAAACATTGACGATATCATTAGTGATTTAGAACAGGCATTAACTAAAGTCTAA
- a CDS encoding TetR/AcrR family transcriptional regulator has translation MNQDIKSLVESIVPQLEYLSDKQRRVIESAITLFSEQGFDKTSTKQIAQRANVAEGTVFKQFKSKKMLLYAGLVPILRDHIAPVAVKQFTDELNETTNFDEFIKLFVDNRSQFIYDNRRILKVVFNEAITNEDFQKILVNIFTHKLTSNLKSKIEWFITNGKMRDVKPEFFMRTVIAQIINLNIPVIVNHDYTKSEHFEQFAVFVKDGLYRTFKSDEA, from the coding sequence ATGAATCAAGATATAAAATCTTTAGTTGAGAGTATAGTCCCTCAGCTTGAATATTTAAGTGATAAACAAAGGCGAGTCATTGAGAGTGCCATTACGTTATTCAGCGAGCAAGGCTTTGATAAGACGAGTACAAAGCAAATTGCGCAGCGTGCAAATGTCGCTGAAGGAACAGTATTTAAGCAGTTTAAAAGTAAAAAAATGTTATTATATGCAGGATTAGTTCCAATTTTAAGAGATCATATCGCACCGGTGGCAGTAAAACAATTTACAGACGAATTAAACGAAACAACTAATTTTGATGAGTTTATAAAGTTATTTGTAGACAATAGGTCTCAATTTATTTATGACAATAGACGTATTCTTAAAGTTGTCTTTAATGAAGCTATTACTAACGAAGATTTCCAAAAAATATTAGTTAATATTTTTACTCATAAGTTAACTAGTAATTTAAAAAGTAAAATTGAATGGTTTATCACCAATGGTAAAATGCGCGACGTTAAACCTGAATTTTTTATGCGTACCGTCATCGCACAGATTATTAATTTAAACATTCCTGTCATAGTAAATCACGACTATACTAAAAGTGAACATTTTGAACAGTTTGCGGTATTTGTGAAAGATGGTTTGTATAGAACTTTCAAAAGTGACGAAGCGTAA
- the panE gene encoding 2-dehydropantoate 2-reductase — MRILVLGAGGIGGYFGGRLAESGKDVTFLVRSKRKSSLEENGLIINSVKGNYVFSPKLITKSDYAEPFDVVLLSTKAYHLDAAIEDLKPFIGEQTIIIPLLNGIAHVSRLQQSFGEDKVFGGLCIIETTLDSQGEINHTSDFDQLIFGEFTSEQTERAKKIETALSGSKAKIILSDNISKDMWHKYLMITVMSSVTTLMHAPIGPIRDSEDGKLYIEDMYNEVAQIMRIHQAPISNNIVSNYMKSLDNLSYHFKTSMQRDMEKGLNIEGHHIQGYILNLAHKYNYDAPLLRSAYQHLNVYNEMLN, encoded by the coding sequence ATGCGTATATTAGTACTTGGTGCTGGCGGCATTGGCGGTTATTTTGGAGGTCGTCTAGCAGAATCTGGTAAAGATGTTACTTTTTTAGTGCGGTCCAAACGAAAGTCGTCGTTAGAAGAAAATGGTCTAATAATCAATAGCGTTAAAGGTAACTATGTATTTTCTCCCAAGTTAATCACTAAATCAGATTATGCCGAACCTTTTGATGTCGTGCTATTATCAACAAAGGCATATCATTTAGACGCTGCTATAGAGGACTTAAAACCATTTATCGGAGAGCAAACAATTATCATACCTTTACTTAACGGTATTGCTCATGTTTCTCGCTTACAACAATCCTTTGGAGAAGATAAAGTATTTGGTGGATTGTGTATCATCGAAACAACCTTAGATTCACAAGGTGAAATTAATCATACGAGTGATTTCGATCAATTAATTTTTGGTGAATTTACTAGCGAACAAACTGAACGTGCGAAAAAAATAGAAACTGCCTTATCTGGTTCTAAAGCAAAAATCATTTTAAGTGACAATATTAGTAAAGATATGTGGCACAAATACTTAATGATAACCGTCATGTCTAGCGTTACAACGTTAATGCATGCACCTATAGGTCCAATTAGAGATAGTGAAGATGGTAAATTATATATTGAAGATATGTACAATGAAGTTGCACAAATTATGCGCATACATCAAGCGCCTATTTCAAATAATATTGTCAGCAATTACATGAAGTCATTAGATAATTTGTCTTATCATTTTAAAACGTCTATGCAACGTGACATGGAAAAAGGCTTAAATATCGAAGGCCATCATATTCAAGGCTATATTTTAAATTTAGCACATAAATACAATTATGACGCGCCTTTATTACGTTCTGCTTATCAACATCTAAATGTCTATAATGAGATGTTAAACTAA
- the manA gene encoding mannose-6-phosphate isomerase, class I has translation MPLFLKPVFQERIWGGTKLTEFGYDIPYDKTGECWAISAHPNGANTILNGRYKGYTLDQVWYDNRALFGNDDREAFPLLTKILDAQDKLSVQVHPDDAYAKEHEGEYGKTECWYILDAEEDAEIIYGVNAQDQETLNKMIDNREFDKLFNTVKVKKGDFYYVPAGTVHAIGKGIMILETQQSSDTTYRIYDYDRTDKNGEQRALHLNESKDVIDLSQASPNVTPIELQRAGENYTQLVSNDFFTVEKWEIGHTTIFEKPQYYCLVSIIDGSGEVSVDGDKYTLDKGQHFILTSEDEAIQYNGAFTMIVSYV, from the coding sequence ATGCCATTATTTTTAAAACCTGTATTTCAAGAGCGTATTTGGGGTGGGACAAAACTGACTGAATTTGGTTATGATATACCCTATGACAAAACAGGTGAATGTTGGGCAATTTCGGCACATCCAAACGGTGCAAATACTATTTTAAATGGGCGTTACAAAGGCTACACATTAGATCAAGTATGGTATGATAATCGTGCGCTTTTTGGCAACGATGATAGAGAAGCATTCCCACTATTAACAAAAATATTAGATGCTCAAGATAAATTATCAGTACAAGTTCATCCTGACGATGCGTATGCTAAAGAACATGAAGGAGAGTATGGTAAGACAGAGTGTTGGTATATACTAGATGCCGAAGAAGATGCCGAAATCATATATGGCGTTAATGCACAAGATCAAGAAACATTAAATAAAATGATAGACAATCGTGAATTTGATAAATTGTTTAATACTGTAAAAGTAAAAAAAGGCGATTTTTACTATGTTCCAGCTGGGACTGTCCACGCTATCGGTAAAGGTATTATGATTTTAGAAACGCAACAATCTTCAGATACGACTTATCGAATTTATGATTATGATAGAACTGATAAAAACGGTGAACAGCGTGCATTACATTTGAACGAAAGCAAAGACGTCATCGATTTATCTCAAGCATCGCCAAACGTGACACCAATAGAATTACAAAGAGCAGGCGAAAATTATACTCAACTTGTCTCTAATGACTTTTTCACCGTTGAAAAATGGGAGATAGGACATACAACTATTTTTGAAAAACCACAATATTATTGTCTTGTATCCATAATAGATGGTTCTGGTGAAGTTTCAGTAGATGGAGATAAATATACGCTTGATAAAGGCCAACACTTCATTTTAACTTCAGAAGATGAGGCGATTCAATATAATGGTGCCTTTACCATGATTGTAAGCTATGTCTAA
- a CDS encoding bifunctional cystathionine gamma-lyase/homocysteine desulfhydrase: MNKKTQLIHGGHTTDEYTGAVTTPIYQTSTYMQDGIGDLRQGYEYSRSANPTRSSLESVIAELEQGNYGFAFGSGMAAITAVIMLLDEGDHLLINSDVYGGTYRALTKVFTRYGIKVDFIDTTHADQIEQHITPQTKMLYIETPSNPLLRVTDIKAAVDIANRNDLISVVDNTFMTPYFQNPLAIGVDIVLHSATKYIGGHSDVVAGLVATKRDDLAERIGFIQNSTGGVLGPQDSYLLIRGIKTLGLRMDQIQRNTLAIIEMLQNHVAVNNVFHPSIKSHLNHDIHENQTSGHTGVVAFEVADIEKAKEVIKQSQYFTLAESLGAVESLISVPALMTHASIPKDVREKEGIADGLIRLSVGIEDTEDLVQDLQQALDVVK; this comes from the coding sequence ATGAATAAAAAAACTCAATTAATACATGGTGGACACACTACAGATGAATACACTGGAGCCGTGACGACACCAATTTATCAAACAAGTACTTATATGCAAGACGGCATTGGTGATTTAAGACAAGGTTATGAATATTCACGTTCAGCTAATCCAACGCGTTCTTCATTAGAAAGTGTTATTGCAGAATTAGAACAAGGTAACTATGGCTTTGCTTTTGGTTCTGGTATGGCTGCAATTACAGCGGTCATTATGTTATTAGATGAAGGCGATCATTTATTAATTAACTCTGATGTTTATGGTGGTACTTATCGTGCCTTAACGAAAGTATTTACGCGCTATGGTATTAAAGTTGATTTTATAGATACGACACATGCCGATCAAATCGAACAACACATTACACCACAAACTAAAATGCTTTATATTGAAACACCTTCAAATCCATTATTGCGTGTTACAGATATAAAAGCAGCTGTAGATATTGCCAACAGAAATGATTTAATTTCTGTAGTGGATAATACGTTTATGACACCTTATTTCCAAAATCCTTTAGCGATTGGTGTAGATATCGTGTTACATTCTGCTACGAAATATATTGGTGGTCATAGTGATGTTGTAGCAGGATTAGTTGCGACAAAACGTGATGATTTAGCTGAACGTATCGGCTTTATTCAAAATTCAACTGGTGGCGTATTAGGGCCTCAAGATAGCTATTTATTAATTAGAGGCATTAAAACATTAGGCTTAAGAATGGATCAAATTCAACGCAATACGTTAGCTATTATTGAAATGCTACAAAATCACGTTGCCGTAAATAATGTATTCCATCCTAGTATTAAAAGTCATTTAAACCATGATATTCATGAAAACCAAACTTCTGGTCATACTGGGGTTGTCGCGTTTGAGGTTGCAGATATTGAAAAAGCTAAAGAGGTCATCAAACAGTCACAATACTTTACTTTAGCTGAAAGTTTAGGTGCTGTTGAAAGTTTAATTTCAGTACCAGCACTTATGACGCATGCTTCAATTCCAAAAGATGTCCGTGAAAAAGAAGGTATTGCAGATGGCTTAATTCGTCTGTCTGTTGGTATTGAGGACACAGAAGATTTAGTACAAGACTTACAACAAGCATTAGATGTAGTTAAATAA
- a CDS encoding threonine/serine exporter family protein: MVNERDKITMTVILLAGKILLSSGAEVSRVEDTMRRMAISMGYYDSQGYVINVFINFSLSPDHDTRIIRIDKNITNLLKIFQVNTISRNLTSNLISIEEAHDSLKRIDHTSYRSALWKKVIVAGLISLSFLYLLNGTWQYVVITFLAGSIGYFIVEYMQSKSLTMFIPEFIGSFILGSIVILGAKLFGVSGNLGASIIASVMPIVPGVVITTAIQDLFSRHMLMFTAKFLEALVIAFAIGSGIAIAYLIY, encoded by the coding sequence TTGGTTAATGAACGAGATAAAATTACTATGACTGTTATTTTATTAGCAGGTAAAATATTATTGTCTTCCGGAGCTGAAGTCTCTAGAGTAGAAGATACTATGCGTCGTATGGCAATAAGTATGGGTTATTACGATAGTCAAGGATATGTGATTAATGTATTTATTAATTTCTCCTTAAGTCCCGATCACGACACCCGTATTATTAGAATTGATAAAAATATAACCAATTTATTGAAAATATTCCAAGTTAACACAATATCTAGAAATTTAACGAGTAATCTCATTTCAATAGAAGAAGCACATGACAGTCTTAAACGCATTGATCATACTTCTTATAGGAGTGCTTTATGGAAAAAAGTCATTGTAGCTGGTTTAATTTCATTAAGCTTTTTGTATTTATTAAATGGTACTTGGCAATATGTAGTAATTACTTTTCTTGCAGGTTCAATAGGTTATTTTATCGTTGAATACATGCAAAGTAAATCATTAACTATGTTCATTCCAGAGTTTATAGGCTCATTTATTTTAGGATCTATCGTCATATTGGGGGCAAAACTATTTGGTGTAAGTGGTAACTTAGGAGCTTCAATCATTGCTTCAGTCATGCCTATTGTACCCGGTGTTGTCATTACCACTGCTATCCAAGATTTATTTAGTCGTCACATGTTAATGTTTACTGCTAAGTTTCTAGAAGCGCTCGTAATAGCTTTTGCCATAGGCTCTGGTATAGCTATCGCCTATTTAATTTATTAA
- a CDS encoding ABC transporter permease, translated as MNSLHIAGRIFKQTIRDVRTLALLLIAPILILSLLYYIFTVADNTNGVKVGVSNVPDSLITELHDKDIHVEHYYNNNDIANKIKNDKLTGFLHSDGQKVSVTYANDNPTQAGELTGANQKWLMSHNMNAMKDNTNKLHQALTKIQQKMPGDGGDTPHQDMAKPYKLTTHYLYGSSDSTYFDMINPILIGFFVFFFTFLISGIGLLKERTSGTLERLLASPIKRSEIIFGYVFGYGSFSVIQTIVVVLYAIYILHINLVGSIGFVLLTTILTALVAVTFGILLSTFASSEFQMIQFIPLVIVPQVLFAGIIPIESMNKGLQYFAHIMPLFYTGQTMQNIMIKGYSFNDIYIYLIVLAAFFILLLILNIIGMKRYRKV; from the coding sequence ATGAATTCGTTGCACATAGCGGGACGTATTTTCAAACAGACGATTCGAGATGTAAGAACGTTGGCACTCTTACTTATTGCACCTATATTAATATTGTCGCTACTATATTATATTTTCACAGTTGCTGATAATACTAATGGTGTCAAGGTTGGCGTTTCTAACGTACCGGATTCATTAATTACTGAATTGCATGATAAAGATATTCATGTTGAACATTATTATAATAACAATGATATAGCTAATAAAATTAAAAACGACAAATTAACAGGATTTTTGCACAGTGATGGTCAAAAAGTATCAGTGACTTATGCTAACGATAATCCTACACAAGCAGGAGAACTAACAGGTGCAAATCAAAAATGGTTAATGAGTCATAACATGAATGCCATGAAAGATAATACTAATAAATTGCATCAAGCGTTAACTAAAATACAACAAAAAATGCCCGGGGATGGGGGAGACACGCCTCATCAAGATATGGCTAAACCATATAAACTAACAACGCACTATTTATATGGTTCATCAGATTCTACGTATTTTGATATGATAAATCCTATTTTAATTGGATTTTTTGTCTTTTTCTTTACGTTTTTAATTTCTGGCATTGGCTTATTAAAAGAGCGTACTTCTGGCACATTAGAACGTTTACTTGCCTCTCCAATAAAAAGAAGTGAAATTATTTTTGGTTACGTATTCGGTTATGGTAGTTTTAGCGTTATCCAAACTATCGTCGTTGTGTTGTATGCTATTTATATTTTGCACATCAATTTAGTAGGGTCTATAGGTTTTGTTTTATTAACAACAATTCTAACGGCATTAGTAGCCGTAACATTCGGCATATTATTATCCACTTTTGCTTCATCAGAATTCCAGATGATTCAATTTATCCCATTAGTTATTGTGCCACAAGTGTTATTTGCAGGTATTATCCCAATTGAATCTATGAATAAAGGATTACAATACTTTGCGCATATCATGCCATTGTTTTACACGGGACAAACAATGCAAAATATTATGATTAAAGGTTATAGTTTTAATGATATTTACATTTATTTAATAGTGTTAGCAGCCTTTTTTATCTTGCTACTTATTCTAAATATCATAGGTATGAAAAGATACAGAAAAGTATAG
- a CDS encoding PTS ascorbate transporter subunit IIC, which produces MKPILDFIVDVLSQPAILVAMIALIGLKVQKKSAVDVTSGTIKTILGFLVLSAGANVVTQSLEPFGKIFQHAFGVQGVVPNNEAIISIALNKFGTTAALIMVFGMIVNILIARFTNLKYIFLTGHHTFYMAAFLAILLSAGKITGTLTVVIGAIILGLIMAVLPALAQPTMQKITGNNQVALGHFGTISYWAAGMIGKLFKGKSKSTEDIQFPKSLGFLRESTISISITMTALYFIASLFAGPAYVHSDISKGQNFIVFSLIQGVTFAAGVFIILTGVRLILAEIVPAFKGISEKLVPNTKPALDCPIVFPYAQNAVLIGFFVSFIVGVIGMFVLFLFGGVIILPGVVAHFFLGATAGVFGNARGGIKGAVAGSALNGILITFLPLLFLPFLGDLGGAATTFSDTDFLAVGIVFGNVAKYLGIIGIIVLILIIAAVSILIQKRVGQKQAE; this is translated from the coding sequence ATGAAACCGATTCTAGATTTCATCGTTGATGTATTAAGTCAGCCAGCCATATTAGTTGCTATGATTGCATTAATTGGGTTGAAAGTACAAAAGAAATCAGCAGTAGATGTAACATCAGGCACAATTAAAACGATTTTAGGTTTTCTAGTATTGAGTGCTGGGGCAAACGTAGTTACTCAATCTTTAGAACCTTTCGGAAAAATATTCCAACATGCTTTTGGTGTGCAAGGTGTCGTACCGAATAATGAAGCTATTATTTCCATAGCTTTAAATAAATTCGGCACGACGGCAGCTTTAATCATGGTGTTTGGTATGATTGTTAATATTTTAATAGCACGATTTACAAATTTAAAATATATTTTTTTAACAGGACATCATACATTTTATATGGCAGCATTTTTAGCCATTTTATTATCAGCAGGTAAAATAACAGGGACACTGACAGTTGTTATAGGTGCGATTATTTTAGGATTGATAATGGCAGTATTACCAGCGTTAGCCCAACCGACAATGCAAAAAATAACAGGTAACAATCAAGTCGCACTAGGACACTTTGGTACTATAAGTTACTGGGCAGCAGGCATGATAGGTAAGTTGTTTAAAGGAAAATCTAAATCAACTGAAGATATACAATTTCCAAAAAGTTTAGGTTTTTTAAGAGAAAGTACGATTAGTATTTCTATTACAATGACTGCTCTTTACTTTATAGCATCTCTATTTGCAGGACCTGCATACGTCCATTCAGATATTAGCAAAGGGCAAAATTTTATCGTCTTTTCTTTAATTCAAGGTGTAACTTTTGCAGCAGGCGTATTCATCATTTTAACTGGCGTCCGTCTAATTTTGGCCGAAATAGTGCCAGCATTTAAAGGTATATCTGAAAAGTTAGTACCAAATACAAAGCCAGCACTAGATTGTCCAATCGTCTTTCCTTATGCACAAAATGCTGTGTTGATTGGTTTCTTCGTAAGCTTTATCGTAGGTGTTATTGGTATGTTTGTACTATTTTTATTCGGTGGCGTCATTATATTACCGGGCGTCGTGGCTCACTTCTTCTTAGGTGCAACTGCTGGCGTCTTTGGTAATGCTCGAGGCGGTATTAAAGGTGCGGTAGCAGGTTCGGCACTTAACGGAATTTTAATTACATTTTTACCGCTGTTATTCTTACCATTCTTAGGAGATTTAGGTGGTGCTGCTACCACATTTTCAGATACGGATTTCTTAGCGGTAGGTATAGTATTTGGTAATGTTGCTAAATATTTAGGAATTATTGGTATTATAGTTTTAATTCTAATCATAGCTGCGGTATCTATATTAATTCAAAAACGTGTGGGTCAGAAACAAGCAGAATAA